Proteins from a genomic interval of Oncorhynchus clarkii lewisi isolate Uvic-CL-2024 chromosome 13, UVic_Ocla_1.0, whole genome shotgun sequence:
- the LOC139424075 gene encoding centromere protein X-like encodes MAEISAEITFKKETVSKLLSSFFKDEKTKVGADAVLLMAEMLHVFVQEAAQRTIKQAEAEDCDRMDIEHFEKILPQLLLDF; translated from the exons ATGGCGGAAATCAGCGCGGAAATCACATTCAAAAAG GAGACTGTAAGCAAACTCCTGTCAAGCTTCTTCAAGGACGAGAAAACTAAAG TCGGTGCCGATGCTGTCCTCCTTATGGCAGAGATGCTACATGTGTTTGTTCAAG aagctgcacaaagaacgatAAAACAGGCTGAGGCTGAGGACTGTGACAGAATGGACATAGAACACTTTGAGAAGATCCTGCCTCAACTG CTGTTGGATTTTTAG